The nucleotide sequence TGCAAGCCCATTACCAGTGACCTTGAAAATGCTCGCCCTGCCGATCGAGCCAGCCCCACGAGAACGGTAGAGACCAGCACCTAGAGCAAAAGCCTCATCTTCGTAGCCGTCTATTTTGCCAGCGGCTAAGTCTTCAAGTCGGCGATCGAACATGTCGTGAAATATAAGGCTCGTGTTGCGGTAGCCGACGTTCTCGGTAAGCGTCCCTCAAAGATTGTAGGCATCCCCCAAGTAAGCGTTCCGGAGGTTGGCCTCTAGGAGGTAAGCATTTTGCAGGTTAGCTCCCCTCAAGTTGCTTGGAGAAACCTGCAGTCCAACTAGGTCAGCACCTCTAATGGGTCGTTAAACAGAGTACCGCTTAGCCTTGCAGCACAGGCTGCTCCATACGATGCAATTGTTGCACCAGCAAGCTGAGGAACAGACCCACATCCGTGACAATCCCGATGGATTCTAGCGAGCCGCGATCGGCCAACTTGGTCACCACTGCTGGGTTGATATCGACGCAAATCAGCTTCACACCCGCCGGAGTCATATTGCCTACCCCAATGGAGTGCAGCATGGTGGATAGCATCAAAATCGTATCGGCCCCCCGCACCAGCTCGGCATAATCCTTTTGGGCCTCAATCAGATCCATCTGCGTATCGGGCAAAGGACCGTCATCTCGAATAGAGCCCGCTAGGGCAAACGGCACCCCCTGATGCACGCACTCGTAGAAGATGCCCGCAGTAACCTCTTCAGCCTCTACTGCTGCCGCAATGCTGCCATGCTTGCGAATTAAATTAATCGTTTTGAGGTGGTGGCGGTGCCCCCCTTTAACGGCATTACCGCGCTGCAGGTCTACCCCCAGCGACGTACCGTACAAATTCTGCTCTAAATCGTGAACGGCGATCGCGTTGCCTCCCAGCAGCCCCTGCACGTAGCCAGCGCGGATCAGCGAGGCCAGGTGGGGGCCTGCCCCCGTATGGACCACCACGGGACCGGGGACCACAACGGTCTTGCCACCCCGATCGCGCACTCGACGCAGTTCCCAGGCCACTTGCTCCACCACCAACTCCACCCGCCGCTCGCTGGAGACACTGGAGCCCATAAATGTAAACTCCTGCTGCGATCGCTTCGGGATGGGCTGTTGCACTGTGCGAATGCCCTCCAGACCGCAGACGACGCGATCGCCCAGCTGCAGATCGCGAATCAAGCGGCAGTCAGCCTGCAGATTTCCCTCTGGGTCGCGCCCGATCGCGATCGTGCCGTCCATCCGCTGGTTATCCACCGTCAGCCACTGCCCCTCCGCCAGCACCTCTGTCGGATAAATGGAGGTGACGTAAAAATCCTCCGGTGCCACCCCTGCCACAAGCACGGTTTCCAAGCAGGCGTCCCGCCTGGTTGCTGCCGCCACGCGAGCACCCTTCGCAATTAACTGACTGAGGATATCCTCCAGTTCCACCGCACTGGCAGCACAAACCTGCAACTGGACAGACGAGGTACTCTGCCGCTGCTTCCCGAGCTGAAACTGTCCAATCTGAAAACTGCCCCCGCCCTCCACAATGGTGTCGAGTGCGTCGTTGAGCAAGTTGTTGTCGATCAGGTGTCCTTCTAGAGCGATCGCGCGACTGCAAACGGCCACCCGCTCGGTCGCGTCTGGAGCCAAGCTTTCGGTCAGCCGCAGGGTCAAACATTTCGCAGCTCCACCCGCTTTGAGAAATTCTGCCAGATCGATTTCGAGGACAGTAAAGCCTCGCTCCTCTAGGATGACTCGCAACTCGGGACTGACTCGATTGACGAGCAGAGTGCCGTCAATCTCCACCCCATTGCAGGCAAAGTTAACGGCATCCGATTCGGCGATCGCAATGCGTTTGTCTGCTGGAACCCGCAGCTCGATCGTGCGATTGGAATAGGCATCGAATGCATCGGGGTAGTAGAGGAGATAGCCGTCGGACAGGGGGCAAAAACAGGTATCGAGATGATAAAAGCGGCGATCGACCAAATGTAACGACAGCACCTCGATCCCCAGCCACTTGGCCAGCAACGGGTGAGCTTCCAACATCGTGCGAAAGCCATAGCCCGCCCACAACCAACGTCCGGCGCGATCGAGCAGAGCATCGCCCGCCCCTTCAAACGCAATCTCTGCCGGAAGCTCGCAAACGGTATACCCCCGCCGCTCGAACCAGGCTTTGAAATAGGGTTCTTCCCCCTGTCGCTCGGCATGATAGAAGCGACTGAGCACTACTGTCTGCTCGAGAATCAGTCCGGCATTGGCCGTGAAGACCATATCGGGCCAACCCGGTTCGGGGTCGATGAGATCGACTTCAGCGCATTCCCGCAGCCTTTCATACAACTGCTGCCACTGCCGAGCAGCCCTCTCCCGCGACGAGCGATGGAGGTTCCCCTCCATCCAAGGGTTGATAGCGTAGTCGATGGCGTAGTGGTCGGGCGGGCACATCAAGTACCGGATCGGGCTGGTCATAACAAAAGCTCTGAAGACGGGCAAAAACTCTATCGGGCAGGCAAGAATTGCTCGAACTATTGTGGCGATCGCAAGCCAGCAAGTCCCCTAAATCTCGTCGGGATCGACCCCCATTTCTCTCAATTTTGCGGCCAAACGCTCCGCCCGCCGCTGCGCCCGCTCCAGATCGCTGAGAATCCAGTTGCCGTCGGCGTCATACCACCGCAGCCAAAGGCGATTGACCTGCCGATACGTTCCCGACCACAATCCCAACCCAATCCCGAGCTCGTCCAGCCAGAATCTCGCTTCCGACAGGGCAACTTCCCGGAACTGCTCTCCCGATCGCCGAAACGCCCTCAACTGGTCCGTATAGCGATCGAACGCGATGTAGTAAGGCACTTGCAACACTTGTTCGTAGACTTGCCATTTCGTCGGCGGACGATCCTGCTGTGGCTGGGTTTTGCCTAAATCCTCCCGCTCCGTGCCAGGGGATAGCAATTCCACCACCACAAACGGACTGACACCCTCTTGCCAAATCACATAACTCAAGCGCAAATCGCTCTCGTCATAGAGCCGAGGCACCCCCACCACCCCAAACCAATCGGGTCGTTTATACCATTGAGGACGATCGAGATCGTAGTAAAGGTTGAGGTCCGAGCCGGTAAAAATGCGATCGCGATCGTAGCTAACCGGAATGAATGTCTCGCTCAATAATTGGGGCTGCAGCAGGTGAAATTCGTCGGGCAAGCCGGACTCCTCTAGGGCTTCGCTGGGCAAGTCGTACATCGTCGGCAACAGCTGCCGAGGAAAGCCGGAGCGATCCGTATGCTCTGTGAGAGGACGAGTGGAGGTCATGGAGGAGAGGCGAGCTTTAGCCCTATTTTAGCGAGACTCGGATACTCCCCCGTTCCGAACGATGGCAGGTCTCGATAAAGTTCTGCAGTAGCGATTTGCCCACCTCCGTCAAAATACTTTCGGGATGGAATTGCACCCCTTGCAAATGGGGATAGTCGCGGTGACGCAGGCCCATAATAATGCCGTCTTCAGTCCAAGCGGTCACTTCGAGCACTTGCGGGCAACTGTCGCGATCGACCATCAGACTGTGGTAGCGGGTGGCGGTGAAGGGATTGGGCAGCCCCGAGAACAGGCCGCAATTGTTGTGATAGATGGGGGATGTTTTGCCGTGCATGAGTTCGGGGGCGCGTACCACCTTGCCCCCGAAGGCTTGACCGATGGATTGATGCCCGAGACACACCCCTAGAATGGGGAGTTCGGCGGCCATTGTGCGAATCACCTCCAGGGAAATACCGGCATCGTCAGGACGCCCCGGGCCGGGAGAGATCGCTATACCGGCGGGCTCAAAGGCCCGAATAGCGGCTAAATCAATCTCATCGTTGCGACGAACCTGGACCTCGGCCCCCAACTCGCCCAGGTATTGCACGATGTTGTAGGTAAAGCTGTCGTAGTTATCGATGACGAGAAGCACGGCTGCGACTGATGAAGGAACTGACGGTTATTCTAGCGTTCCGGCATTCCACTGTCCGCAGTTGATTCAATCTGTGGCTGCCCCCCTGGATGTCGATCGCTGCTATGCCTCCGGTTGCGGTTGTAAGGGCATCCCATCCGCTGGGGCGGAACGCGAAGAACTGGACTCCCGGGCGGGTTGGGCTAGGGGGGCGATCGGCTTATATTGAATTGCGATCGCGCTGGCTTCCCGCTCCAAGCAAAACAGCTCGTCCCCAGGTCGCCAGTCTTGGGAGTGGGGAAATAGGATGTAGGCTTCTTTGCGGCGCAGAGCAATGGGCAAGAGAAAATCACTGCTGGCAAACTCCACCAACTTTGCCAGCAACTGAGCGAGGTTGTCGTTGCTGATGGTTGGCAATTGCGAAGGCTTGTCGAACTCGCCTTCTATAGCTGACGTGCGAGAGCGCTCTTGTGCGGAACCGCTGACCAACTGCGCAGCCCATTGCGGCGGTCGATCGCGGCTGAGAGCAGGTAATTGTAGCGGCTTGAGATGAATCTTTTCCCGATGCACGTAGGTGTTCCAGCGCTCGATCGCAGCACTGCCGCCAGCAATATCTTCAACGGCTGCCGAACTGTTCTGTCCGGGAGGAAGCGCCGCTAACACGCGCGAAATATCGTAGGTTTTGGCGGCTAACTCTGCAATGGCTTGGTTGACATCGCCATTCAGCGAGATCGCCACCAACTGGTCGGCCCGCTCCAAGCCCGCCCGAGCCAGCACCGATGCGTCGAGGGCATTTCCATAAATGACTGTCAGTCCGGGCTTTCCCTTGTAATTCTCCCACTCTCCCCGCTGGGGTGGAGTGTTGACGCGTGTCTGCTGGTGGGCGATCGCCGCCACCGGTTGGTCTCCCTCGCGCAATAACTCAGCCACCCGCAAGCCAATGGCATTGTTGCTCACCACCACCGTTGTGCCTCCCTCTTTGAGGTCCAGCAGTTGAGCGACTAGCCCCGCACTCAACCCCTGCAGGACGACTGTAGAAGCGATCGTCAAAAACACCAATGCTTTGACCGCCTCTCCCCCGGCAATTTGGCGTTCGGCCAACACTAAGGCAAACAGCGAAGACACCGAGGCGGCCACAATGCCGCGAGGGGCCATCCAAGCGGCAAAGACTTTTTCCCGCCAGGTGAGCTCTCCCCCCAAGGTACACAGCAAAATACTCAGCGGTCTCACCAACAGCATTAAGGTGGCAACCGTGCCCGCGGCCCCCCAGCCCAACACAGTGAATGACTTGAGGGAGAGATTGGCGGTCAGCAAAATGAATAAGACCGACACCGCCAGCAAAACCAACTGCCCCTGAAAGCGGCGCACCTGTCGCTCTTTAATTTCGGCCACCTGCCGCAACGCGATCCCCGCTGTAACAGCAGCCATCAATCCCGATTCGGCCAGCAAAGACTGGGACAGGGCGTAAATGCCCAGGGCACTGGCGAGCACGACGGAGTTGGTCAGTTCTTCGCTAAAAAAGTTTTGAAATTTTTTGAGCAACTGTCCCACGATCCAGCCCCCCACGGCTCCGATCGCCCCCCCGAGGGCCAAAGATCCCGCCAATTGCTCTACGGCAAACACCAGTTGCTTTGAATTGGGATCTCCAGCCACCGCCAGATTTAAGACCGCTAGTGCCAAGATGGCCCCAATCGGATCGATCAGCACCCCTTCCCCCTCTAACAGGGAACTGAGAGACTCGCTCACCCGCACCCGCTTGAGAATGGGGTTAATGACCGTTGGCCCCGTAACCACCACGAGCGAGCTGTAAATAAAGGCAATTCTCCAGGGAAATTCTCCCAAATAGTGGGAGGCGATCGCCCCTCCCAATAGGGTGATCGTGGCCCCCAAACTCACCAGCCGCCACAAACTCCCCGAAACGCGCCCCAAGGTTTTGAGATTGAGATTGAGCCCCCCTTCGAACAAAATCAGGGCCACCGATAGGGCCACAATCACTTCAATGCCGGTCCCCAAAAGCTGCGGGCGTATAATGCCCCAACCGTCCGGCCCCAACAACACGCCGAACAACAGCAGAAACACAATGCTGGGCAGCTTGACGATATTCGCCAAGACTTGGGCTCCAATCCCGGCCACCAATACGGCGACCATCATGGTGGTTAGGGTTGCAGACTGTTCCATAATGCTGGTTCGTCGCCGAACCGGAGCCTCCAGTCAAACCAATTGGATAAGCCTCTATTGTACAAATCTCTATTATGTAGATTCTCTAGTGTAATGAAGGAGAAGAGCCAAATGGAGTTCCCCAGCGTGTCAGCACCCTAGGCTCTAGTGTGCTCGATAATACCCGTTTAGCTTGGATTCTGTACGAGTCCCGCTTAAGTGGGTTGTAGAAAGGGGAGTGCGGTATTGCTGGGCGAGAGTCCCACCAGCGAGAAGCCTTGCTTGGCGATGGTTTTGAGCTCGGCAGGACGTAGGCTATAGGGCCAGACGAGATATTTGGTGTTGATATAGTCTTTGCCCTCGCGTGCGAGGCTGACATGTTCGGTGGTCATCATGGCGCGGGGGCCTCGCAAGACGATCGCTTCGGTTTGCCGCAGGCGATAGAGCAATTGGCTAAACGATTCTTGCGGTTGCTGCACGACAACGGCGATCGCGATATCGCAGGGGTTGTAATAGCTGCCATCGCCGCACAGCAATAGCGCTTCGCAAGCCAGCACTTCGGTGAGGTTGTCTTCGAATGCCACCACAGGATAGAGAAAAGACCGAATTTGGGCCACTTGCCAAGAATTAAACGAATGGTGCCCCGTACTGCCCCGCACCCAACTGGATACCGGCGGGATGACAGCTTCGCTCAAAAGGCGATAGACCTCTTGCGGGCGACCCAGCCAGCAGAGGGCATTTTCGTAAAATTGACGGGCAACTGCCAGCTCCGTTGCATCCATCGCCTCAGAGATTGGCATCGGGGGATAGGCCATAGTGCTGCCAGTCAACTCGCGAATTTCAGATCGAGGAAATAGCTTGCCCGTTTGAGGGGGAGAAGCTGACGCAGGTTGTATTTTGGGCCGAGATCCCGGTCAATGCTCAGGCGCGACGACTCGGCAGGGTGCGCGCTTCAGACCAGAGGGTCAACAAGTGTTTGAGGGTCGATCTCAAGACTCGCGGCGCACCAAAATCGATCGGCACTATCCGATCGGGCAACTGCCAATCTTCACAGCGCAACTCCTGCCAATTTGCACCCACAATCTCGATCTCGCCCATCTCGGGCATTGACCCCAATGCTCGTCCGGCGATGTAGATGGGTACCGTTTGGGGATCGACAGCCAGAATTTCCATTAACAGGCGATCGAGGGCAAACACGTTGGCAGAAGCGGCCAATACCCCTAAAGGACGGGGGGTGCCACCGCTGGGGCCGTTGCCTTCGTGACCGATAATGCCGTCCGCAATCGTCAGTTGGGGGGCGATCGCCAATGCCGTTTCCACTAGCATCTTGCCAAACCGCAGTTGGTCTTTGCCTGCCTCCATGTGCCACCAAGCCTTCATCTTGCCAGGAACGCAGCCAAACAGGTTCTTAACCCCCAACGTAACCGTCAACTGCATGTGAGACTTGACTTTGGGCAAGTTGATAACCACATCTGCCCCTAACGCTTCTCGGCTCAGACGCAAATGTTCGAAGGTGCTGCCCTCGGGGGTGTTGAACCGCTGGCCGCGAAATTCCACAATCGGGACATCGAGGGCTTCGCAAATGGGAACGAGGCCGTTTTGAGAGGCGACGCCATAAGCGCTGCCAAAGGCCGGACTATCGCCAATGAAGGGCTTGCCCCCCGCCTCGCGTACCGCTTCGGCGACCACCCGAACGAGTTCGGGACGAGTGGTGCATTCATTCTGGGGGCGAGCCCCAGTGAGCAAATTGGGTTTGAGCAATACGCAGGGAGATTGGACGTTTGTGGCCGATTGCAGCAAGCCGGTCATACCTCCCCAGGGGGCCAACAGTTCGACCAGAGCGTGGCGCAGCAGATCTAGGTCGTACCGAGCAACCTGTTGCAGACTGACGAGGGGCTGGGAAGGGACGGGCACTGTGTTTACTCCTGGGCGATCGCGGCGGGCTCCACACCCACATTGTTTTCCACCGTAACAGGTGGATCGATGGAGAGGCGATCGAGGATGCGACAAAACTCTCGCTCGAAAGTCACTAAGGCACGATTGGTTTTGCCTCCGATGTAAAGTTCTGACTCCGTTTGCAATGCCCAAATCTGGCTGTGACTGACATAGCTCATCAAGACCGCCACCATCAACAGACCAAATCCGGTATAAACAATGGGAATGCCGGGATCGGACTTAATTTGCAAGCCTGTGGCCCCAATCAAGTCATCTAGGTAGATCGTTTGTCCCGCCACGTCAAAGCTGGAACCCGCTCGCATCGGCCCGACGAGATTGCCGTCTTTGCCATAAATCAACACCGTGCCCTGAAAATCTGGCACCAGCATCGTCAGCCCTTCCGACAGGTCGGGCTTAGTGGGAATAAACGTGCCCCACAGCTTGTTGTCCCCCGGTT is from Synechococcus sp. PCC 7336 and encodes:
- a CDS encoding aminodeoxychorismate/anthranilate synthase component II; amino-acid sequence: MLLVIDNYDSFTYNIVQYLGELGAEVQVRRNDEIDLAAIRAFEPAGIAISPGPGRPDDAGISLEVIRTMAAELPILGVCLGHQSIGQAFGGKVVRAPELMHGKTSPIYHNNCGLFSGLPNPFTATRYHSLMVDRDSCPQVLEVTAWTEDGIIMGLRHRDYPHLQGVQFHPESILTEVGKSLLQNFIETCHRSERGSIRVSLK
- a CDS encoding pentapeptide repeat-containing protein; the encoded protein is MRGANLQNAYLLEANLRNAYLGDAYNL
- a CDS encoding DUF362 domain-containing protein, whose amino-acid sequence is MPVPSQPLVSLQQVARYDLDLLRHALVELLAPWGGMTGLLQSATNVQSPCVLLKPNLLTGARPQNECTTRPELVRVVAEAVREAGGKPFIGDSPAFGSAYGVASQNGLVPICEALDVPIVEFRGQRFNTPEGSTFEHLRLSREALGADVVINLPKVKSHMQLTVTLGVKNLFGCVPGKMKAWWHMEAGKDQLRFGKMLVETALAIAPQLTIADGIIGHEGNGPSGGTPRPLGVLAASANVFALDRLLMEILAVDPQTVPIYIAGRALGSMPEMGEIEIVGANWQELRCEDWQLPDRIVPIDFGAPRVLRSTLKHLLTLWSEARTLPSRRA
- a CDS encoding TIGR00300 family protein, whose amino-acid sequence is MTSPIRYLMCPPDHYAIDYAINPWMEGNLHRSSRERAARQWQQLYERLRECAEVDLIDPEPGWPDMVFTANAGLILEQTVVLSRFYHAERQGEEPYFKAWFERRGYTVCELPAEIAFEGAGDALLDRAGRWLWAGYGFRTMLEAHPLLAKWLGIEVLSLHLVDRRFYHLDTCFCPLSDGYLLYYPDAFDAYSNRTIELRVPADKRIAIAESDAVNFACNGVEIDGTLLVNRVSPELRVILEERGFTVLEIDLAEFLKAGGAAKCLTLRLTESLAPDATERVAVCSRAIALEGHLIDNNLLNDALDTIVEGGGSFQIGQFQLGKQRQSTSSVQLQVCAASAVELEDILSQLIAKGARVAAATRRDACLETVLVAGVAPEDFYVTSIYPTEVLAEGQWLTVDNQRMDGTIAIGRDPEGNLQADCRLIRDLQLGDRVVCGLEGIRTVQQPIPKRSQQEFTFMGSSVSSERRVELVVEQVAWELRRVRDRGGKTVVVPGPVVVHTGAGPHLASLIRAGYVQGLLGGNAIAVHDLEQNLYGTSLGVDLQRGNAVKGGHRHHLKTINLIRKHGSIAAAVEAEEVTAGIFYECVHQGVPFALAGSIRDDGPLPDTQMDLIEAQKDYAELVRGADTILMLSTMLHSIGVGNMTPAGVKLICVDINPAVVTKLADRGSLESIGIVTDVGLFLSLLVQQLHRMEQPVLQG
- a CDS encoding sodium:proton antiporter; this translates as MEQSATLTTMMVAVLVAGIGAQVLANIVKLPSIVFLLLFGVLLGPDGWGIIRPQLLGTGIEVIVALSVALILFEGGLNLNLKTLGRVSGSLWRLVSLGATITLLGGAIASHYLGEFPWRIAFIYSSLVVVTGPTVINPILKRVRVSESLSSLLEGEGVLIDPIGAILALAVLNLAVAGDPNSKQLVFAVEQLAGSLALGGAIGAVGGWIVGQLLKKFQNFFSEELTNSVVLASALGIYALSQSLLAESGLMAAVTAGIALRQVAEIKERQVRRFQGQLVLLAVSVLFILLTANLSLKSFTVLGWGAAGTVATLMLLVRPLSILLCTLGGELTWREKVFAAWMAPRGIVAASVSSLFALVLAERQIAGGEAVKALVFLTIASTVVLQGLSAGLVAQLLDLKEGGTTVVVSNNAIGLRVAELLREGDQPVAAIAHQQTRVNTPPQRGEWENYKGKPGLTVIYGNALDASVLARAGLERADQLVAISLNGDVNQAIAELAAKTYDISRVLAALPPGQNSSAAVEDIAGGSAAIERWNTYVHREKIHLKPLQLPALSRDRPPQWAAQLVSGSAQERSRTSAIEGEFDKPSQLPTISNDNLAQLLAKLVEFASSDFLLPIALRRKEAYILFPHSQDWRPGDELFCLEREASAIAIQYKPIAPLAQPARESSSSRSAPADGMPLQPQPEA
- a CDS encoding Uma2 family endonuclease, which encodes MTSTRPLTEHTDRSGFPRQLLPTMYDLPSEALEESGLPDEFHLLQPQLLSETFIPVSYDRDRIFTGSDLNLYYDLDRPQWYKRPDWFGVVGVPRLYDESDLRLSYVIWQEGVSPFVVVELLSPGTEREDLGKTQPQQDRPPTKWQVYEQVLQVPYYIAFDRYTDQLRAFRRSGEQFREVALSEARFWLDELGIGLGLWSGTYRQVNRLWLRWYDADGNWILSDLERAQRRAERLAAKLREMGVDPDEI